One genomic region from Muntiacus reevesi chromosome 16, mMunRee1.1, whole genome shotgun sequence encodes:
- the CASP6 gene encoding caspase-6 isoform X2, with product MSSEPALRPARGAGEEQNMTEIDAFPRREMFDPAEKYKMDHKRRGIALIFNHERFFWHLTLPERRGTSADRDNLRRRFADLGFEVKCFDDLRAEELLLKIHEASTASHVDADCFLCVFLSHGEGNHIYAYDAKIEIQTLTGLFKGDKCQSLVGKPKIFIIQACRGSQHDVPVIPLDAVDHGTHGLDANLTQVDAASVYTLPAGADFLMCYSVAEGYYSHRETVNGSWYIQDLCEMLGKFGSSLEFTELLTLVNRKVSQRRVDFCRDPSAIGKKQVPCFASMLTKKLHFSPKSK from the exons ATGAGCTCCGAGCCTGCGCTCCGCCCGGCTCGCGGTGCGG GTGAAGAACAAAACATGACCGAAATAGATGCCTTCCCTAGGAG AGAAATGTTTGATCCGGCTGAAAAGTACAAAATGGACCACAAGAGAAGAGGAATTGCATTAATCTTCAATCATGAGAGGTTCTTCTGGCACTTAACTCTGCCAGAGAGGCGGGGCACCAGTGCCGACAGAGACAATCTTAGACGCAG GTTTGCAGATCTAGGATTTGAAGTAAAATGTTTTGATGATCTTAGAGCAGAAGAACTATTGCTCAAAATTCATGAGG CGTCAACTGCCAGCCACGTAGATGCAGATTGCTTTTTGTGTGTCTTCCTGAGTCACGGTGAAGGCAACCACATCTATGCGTATGATGCCAAAATTGAAATTCAGACGTTAACAGGCTTGTTCAAAGGAGACAAGTGTCAGAGCCTGGTTGGAAAACCCAAGATATTTATCATTCAG GCGTGTCGGGGCAGCCAGCATGACGTGCCGGTCATCCCTCTGGACGCAGTTGATCACGGGACACACGGGCTGGATGCCAACCTAACCCAGGTGGACGCGGCCTCGGTTTACACACTTCCTGCTGGAGCCGACTTCCTCATGTGCTACTCTGTGGCAGAAG GTTACTATTCTCATCGGGAAACTGTGAATGGTTCATGGTATATTCAAGATTTGTGTGAGATGCTGGGAAAATTCGGCTCCTCTTTGGAGTTCACAGAACTCCTCACCCTGGTGAACAGGAAGGTTTCTCAGCGCCGAGTGGACTTCTGCAGAGACCCAAGTGCGATCGGAAAGAAGCAGGTTCCCTGCTTTGCCTCAATGCTAACTAAAAAGCTGCACTTCTCTCCAAAATCTAAATGA
- the CASP6 gene encoding caspase-6 isoform X1: MTEIDAFPRREMFDPAEKYKMDHKRRGIALIFNHERFFWHLTLPERRGTSADRDNLRRRFADLGFEVKCFDDLRAEELLLKIHEASTASHVDADCFLCVFLSHGEGNHIYAYDAKIEIQTLTGLFKGDKCQSLVGKPKIFIIQACRGSQHDVPVIPLDAVDHGTHGLDANLTQVDAASVYTLPAGADFLMCYSVAEGYYSHRETVNGSWYIQDLCEMLGKFGSSLEFTELLTLVNRKVSQRRVDFCRDPSAIGKKQVPCFASMLTKKLHFSPKSK; this comes from the exons ATGACCGAAATAGATGCCTTCCCTAGGAG AGAAATGTTTGATCCGGCTGAAAAGTACAAAATGGACCACAAGAGAAGAGGAATTGCATTAATCTTCAATCATGAGAGGTTCTTCTGGCACTTAACTCTGCCAGAGAGGCGGGGCACCAGTGCCGACAGAGACAATCTTAGACGCAG GTTTGCAGATCTAGGATTTGAAGTAAAATGTTTTGATGATCTTAGAGCAGAAGAACTATTGCTCAAAATTCATGAGG CGTCAACTGCCAGCCACGTAGATGCAGATTGCTTTTTGTGTGTCTTCCTGAGTCACGGTGAAGGCAACCACATCTATGCGTATGATGCCAAAATTGAAATTCAGACGTTAACAGGCTTGTTCAAAGGAGACAAGTGTCAGAGCCTGGTTGGAAAACCCAAGATATTTATCATTCAG GCGTGTCGGGGCAGCCAGCATGACGTGCCGGTCATCCCTCTGGACGCAGTTGATCACGGGACACACGGGCTGGATGCCAACCTAACCCAGGTGGACGCGGCCTCGGTTTACACACTTCCTGCTGGAGCCGACTTCCTCATGTGCTACTCTGTGGCAGAAG GTTACTATTCTCATCGGGAAACTGTGAATGGTTCATGGTATATTCAAGATTTGTGTGAGATGCTGGGAAAATTCGGCTCCTCTTTGGAGTTCACAGAACTCCTCACCCTGGTGAACAGGAAGGTTTCTCAGCGCCGAGTGGACTTCTGCAGAGACCCAAGTGCGATCGGAAAGAAGCAGGTTCCCTGCTTTGCCTCAATGCTAACTAAAAAGCTGCACTTCTCTCCAAAATCTAAATGA